The stretch of DNA ACTAACGTAATTAGTGTTATTCTGACCGCACTGCGTACGAGAGTGAGTGGGTGGTTGGCTAAGCTAGCGGCGGTCTCCAGACGACCCGATCCGCGGAGGCGGAGCAGAGCGTGCGAGAGCCCGGCCGAGACTGGACGGCTTCGTCGCCGGTCGTGCGAATGGCGATTGGCGACGGCCTTCGCCACGGCTTCCCggaccgcctcctcctcccactTTGCGCCGGACAACATCACATCAGGCGGTTAAACTCGTCTAGTCTGCAGAATTCCAATCGCCGTGACATCATGAGTTTTCTTACTTTTCGTGCAAAAATCTTAGCAAGACCAACGTGATCGGTGCGTTCCGTTGGTCAACCTGAAAGATTCCTATTGATAATCTCAGGTAACCTGGTACACACAAACCTAACTTACCCTGGCTTAGCTTACTACTAACAGTAAAAAATACCCCGCGTGTTGATATGGAAAATGGTTGATAACATGAGAGACAAATTTTAAAATGTATTGGGCTTATCATATTTGATTATGTATAGTTGTAACAATATTTATTAAATACAAGTAACATAACTGGATGAAAACATTTTCCATGCATAGTTGAGTGTTGTGGTGAATCTTTTCCACACATGAATTCATGCTGCATGAATGCATGTTGAGGTGACCCTTATCACATTCATATTTGTATTGTGAGGTGGCGTACTTACATGTTGAGATAAATAAGTTACAACCTCCATCTGCGTTTTTAATCCCCACTATATTTTGTGTCAAAGTTGGACCACATATTTGAGTAGCAAAATATTAATGCATGACACAAAATATTATATTGTTGTATTCATATTTGAAGGTTTACCTGTCCCGTTTATTTTGGGTCATAACTTGACCGTGattttaactaataaaatataaaGTATACGTAGCAAGAATAATATCATTAAAACTATATATTAAAATATGAGTACAACAATGTACTCTCTCCCTTTCGGTTTATTTGGCTTATCTTGGAAATTTTGtttttttccattttataagtctcaattttattgttccccatcacatgttcagatttgAGGTGCATTAAATTGCTATATTCAAAGATTAAAAGAAAACTCACCAAAGAAAAACAAGCGTATTAATTGAGTATTTTTGCAAACTATAAAAtttattccaccactcatcatctaccttggttcgTGAGAATTTTGAATTGAGCCATGCAGACCGGAAGGGAGGGGGTAATTTTTTGTggcatgcattaacattttgctACTCAAATATGTGGACAAACTTTGACACAAACTACGATGAGGACTAATAAATCCAAACGAAGGTAGTATATAGGATTCATGTACGTGTGTGCACACATGCTTGGTGTTTTGGAATATGTGAAGCGGCCACAAGTGGTTTTGTAGCCTAGAAGTACTACTCCTAattactacctcctttccggtttattgGGATCATCTTGCAAATCACATTAACCAACCAAGGAGGACCTATTTAAGTGTTAGGAAACATATTAATGTTACATGTATGGCCCTCTCACTCCTTGCATTGGTTGGTTTTACATTGGGAACAAAATTTTGATAGAATTTAATGCGGGCATTCCTATATTTGTATGTTCCCAAGACAATGAGCCTTACAAATGAAATTTCTGATTTTTGAGATATGCCTCTAAACCAAAAAGGACAGAGTAtttagctagctagctaggtGAGTGAAACGTAGCCAACATCTACATGGCGTGATTAGATTACAATATATATTACTCATATGAAGGGAACTAATAAACTCGGACGGATGTAGTAGTAGCTTGCTAATGCTTGCTCAGTTGGTTATAATGTTTTTTCTTTGACAAATTAATCAAAAATGGACTTTTAACTGGAAGTCGCAACAATATTGACCTAGCACAATGTATAAGCATTTGATGGGAAACCACAGGCATCTTTTTTTTGAGGTGTCTCTGGAAGTGTGCTAGCAAAATCAGACATACGATTCTTTTGGCTGGCCATGTATGACATGATCAATTCCGGAGAACTACTCAAACAAAAATCCATCCACATGAAATCCTCTGATTGTGCCCTTTGCagtgacaataccgaggatatTGTCCAGCATTCTCCATGGGACTGCACTTTTTCTCAATCTTGTCGGGATTCTGTTTCTCGGTCACCTCCTTCTTTGATGAGGTGGTTCTCCTTCACCAGATTTTCCCAAAAAATGTCATGGACATTATCATCATGGGCCGTTGGAACATTTGGATGTAGCGAAATGGAAAGATTTTCATAAATGAGGTGTCAAGTCTGATTTCTTGAAATTATAGATTAAATCAATAGCCCATACTCATCAAGCATAGGACCAAGGCAAAAAATATTGATTTCCTCGATGGGTGGATTGAATCCTTGACGTAATTTGACCTAGCCTCTTCATATTATTTGTTCCTTATGTTAGAAAAAACTAGAGTGAGatatgattttttttgttttttccatTGTTGTATTTGATTTGTATATAACTTTTTATATACTTAATGAAAAATAATGTGGAAATTTTTATATGATTTCTAGATCAAAAAAAAATTATCAATGTTCCTATTAAATAAGCATAGGCTAAGAAAAGCATATTACTTTGAGCTACAATGTCAAACATGCCAAAGAGGGGGGCCCCGCACCGTCGCTAGTGCTCATCGCCATCAGGTTGGCATAGGTTTCCCCCATTTGATCCTTGAGGCGTTGTAGCATCCTGAGGACCACATCTATCGTATTATCGTGGGCCAGCCTCACCGCTATCTTCACCATCCAAACCTCACATGTCATCGTCTTGTCCTCCTTATCATCAATTATTGTGACGGCTTTAACTATTTGGACCTCGACCCTCTAAGTGTCGTCTTCGACCAAAGAGCCGCCGACACACCGGGCTACCTGGGCTTGGAATGTCTAGTTCTTCTCCTCGAGGCCGCAGACCTTGGACTTGAAAGAGTTCACATACTCCATTGCATTGATCAATATGGATGCCTTGTCTTTTCGCAAGGCGAGGCAAATCAAGCATCAACCATTAGTTATCGTCTTAGTGAAACAACGAGTACTATTGCTCTCAAAGAAATATGCATGCATTATAATGTATGTTTACCTTAGAGCTGGGAGGGAGGAGACTCTTGAGGGCATGGAAGCAGTCTTGTATGATTGTGGCACTCTCATCTCTGAATTATAATATCTGTCGACACTTAGACTTTTGGGGTTTCTTGCAATTATGTATTGCTTCACAGATAATATACTTGCAATATATCATGTTACCATGTTGTATTATGTTCATTCTGACCATGTTAGTGCTTCAAGCTTCTGTATTATTTACTTGCTAGTTTATTAAGATCCCATCATAAGAGAACATAGTTGGTAAACTGATGTTACTCATTTTGATCACTCTCATGCGATATTTATATTTTGATCATGGGCTAAATTTTTGTGCATAAACAATGCAAATTTGTTCATAAAATTTCTCTCTGTCGCTTCACTTTCTCAACCGAATTTCTTGACGATAAGCAATAAGGTAAGCTTGGGGGCGATGATACGTCTCAAATGTATCAACTTTTCTGATCACTTTTGCTATATTTGTGTCCTTTAACTTACATGATTTGAATAAAACTAACTATTTTGATGTTATTTTCAGCAAAGTTTTCATTGCTGTTGTTTTCTATGCAGAAAAGGTCCCCTGAGAATCCCGGAAAATCATTTTTGGAAGTTGCACTGGAAAAGAGACACGAAGCCTCGAAGACGTGCTACGAGGCGGCCTGCCCTAGCTCCTCGCACAGGCCGCATTGTGGGGGTGTGTGAGGGTATGATAAAAtatgttatgcaagttcttatCGCAAACGCATACAACTATATATGAAATACATGTTTATATAAAATGTGGAATAAGCTATAGATTGTCATCATCCTATGCTACTGCTACTACATATTTAATTCTGCCCATGCAAACAATGGCCGCACTAGGCCCAGGGCAGCCCGGGCGGTGGCTTAGGGCTTGAGGCCAAATCGTTTTGTTAACTGTAGCTATAGTGCTCGAAGGCTGCCTGGGACCTAGCCCAATCCTGGTTCCACACTACTACATGCATGGTACGTGCCATTATCCATCCTTATACATACATGTGATAAATGTTTCTCTATTTCAAATACTTTGTTCTTGGTAACTCTTGGTATTGCTAATTTTATTACTCTACTGCAATCAAACAACCAACACTTCATCACATTTACTACTAATAAATTCTCTCAAGCAAGCACTTTGTTTCTAGACGTGGTTGAATTGACAATGCAACCACTAAAGCTTATAGGTGTTTTTTTTGGCTCACATTGTGTCaaataaataaatttgggttgtCATACATCACATCGAAGGTTACTGTTATCCTCTACACTTATTGGTTGTCACAACGCCACCATCTGGGGCGAGGAGGTGCCACCAGCGGTTGGGTGTGCGCCATCGGCGAGGGGACCACGATGTTGGACTTAAGGTGCAACGCCAACGGAGCACGGGAGGAGCTCATGTACGCTATGGGGAGCAGAGAGGGTTGGCGGGAAGGGGTTGGGCGTCAGGGCCAGAGTGGCGGCTGGCGAGGAGGTGGTCGCCGCCGCCGGAGTGGCAGGTGGTGTGGGAGGCGATGAATAATATTGCGATGGAATGACTATAGAAAGTAAGAATCATTGGGCGAACTAAGAATAATGGACTATATTCGGTAAGTCAAGTATAAGCACTCACATGTAATAACAGTCCTCCCTAACAAAATCAAAGCGCCTGTACATGTATATAAGCTCATGCTGATAAGTCGACTACTAATTAATTACTGTGCATATGTTTTTCCATGGTTGGACCGATTGCACGGTCAACATGACGGCGATCTTTCATTTAGTCCTGCGTTATTCGTCGGTTACCTTGTCAGGTTGCCTTGTCACCTTGACCCCGAACAGTAGAATTGTCCATGCATCATGCGTGGCCATTGTTTCAGCTTTCCAGTCAGCGACAGTAACGCAACTAAATTAGTCTACCCTTTTCTGACGGCACTGCAGGCATCCGTCGGCGGTGGGTGGCTAGCTAACGGCGGTCTCCTGACGAGCACGACGAGCCGACCGTTGGATGGAGCAGCAGCTTAATTATTCGGCGTGCCGAGACCGGCCGGCGGCGTCGCCACGGCGGTCGGCGCCCGTGCGGGCCGCGACGGCCTTCGCCACGGCTTCCCTGACCATTTCCTCCTCCCACTTGGCGCCGGACGCTGACTGCAACGACCGCATCAAGATATCAGTTAAATTTTCCAGTCTATGCAGAATTTAAAAAGAGTGTGACGCCATATGCGTTACTTTTCACCATGTAGTAAAAATCTAGCTGGGTGCGCTACGTTGGTCATTGGTCAACCGAGAGATTCCATATGACAAATCTCAGGTAACCTACTTACTACCTACCTAAGGTTAGCCTAGCTTCGTACTGTTCACGTGTGCACGCACGCTCAGGGTTTCGGCCGGAGTGTGTGTGACACGTCCATTGCCCAACTTGTTGAAATGAAGCCAACACGCGATCAAATTACTGGATTGTACTACAATTTTACAGCATGCTCAGTTCAACTGGTTGATTATGTatacaattttattttatttcgaATGGAGGTTCCCATCAAAATATATAAAGCATACTGTAAAGAAAAGAATAAGAAAAGTGTATTACTTTGAGCTGCATCGTCAGGAATGCTCCAGTGAGGCCGTTGCCGGCGTCGCCGTCGCTGGTGCTCATGGCCACCAGGCTTACGTCGTCTTCCCCCATCTGATCGTTGAGGCACTGCAGCGTCCTGAGCACCACGTCCATCGTGTTGCCATGCGCCGGCCTCGCCGCTATCTTCACCGTGCAAACCTCACTCGTAGTCGTCCCATCTTCCCGATCCGCCGCCACTCTGGTTATTTGGATTTCGACCTTCTCGGCGTCGTCTTCTTCGACCCCGGCGTCGCGGGCACACTGGGCCAGCTGCGCCTGGAgcgccttgttcttctcctcgaGGTCGCAGACCTTGGACTTGAGGGAGTTCACGTACTCCCTCGCGGTGATCAGTATCGACGTCTTGTCTTTCTGTAAAGCGAGACAAATGATCATCATTATCATTAGCTAGTCAAAGAAAATGCCACTGCTCTCGGAGAAATTAAGATGCATGCGTTCAAATTATGTGTACCTTGGAACCGGGAGGAAGGACGGTCTTGAGAGCCTGGAAGCTGTCGTTGAGCTTCTCCCGGCGCTTGCGCTCGGAGATCATGTGCTGCAGCTGGTTCACCGACGACAGCTCGGCCTCCGGCGACGCTTGCTGGAAGTGGTGCTGCTGGTGGCTGTACCTCATCGCCGCCTGCATCTTGACCAGGACGGACATGGATTTCTTGAACATCTTCTGCCCGCATGCCGGCTTTGGCCTCCGCCTCGCGCCGAGGTGCCGCGCGTAGCGGCTGAACGCGCTTGCCGGCACCACGCCAGGCTCCATTGCGGCCGTGTCTTGGAAGTTCAGGATGTACTGGTGGTAGTCATCGTCACATGGGAGCACCAGCGGCGGTACATGCGAGGAGACCTCGGGGAACTGCAGGCCGGCGGCGGGCGTCGCGAGGGCGTGCGCGGAGGATATCTCCGGGCTGCAAGAGAGCGAGGCGGAACGGAacgaggaggaggtggaggacgagGAGGGGAAGCTGCAGCCACCGGCGTGGTGCGAGGAGAGGAAATCGAATTCGTCTAGGACAGACTGCTGCATGCCCACGGCGACCCCATCGCCGGCAGGGACGATGTACGCAGCTGGCTCGTCCTCCATGTTCATCTGCATGCTGATCTGCACGTGCGATATTATCATCAGGAACAGTTGAAGTGTGCACAGTCGCACCGATGCatatcaatcaatcaatcaatggATGTTTGCCTGGTTGAGGTGGTGCTGAATCTGCGTGcgctcctcttcctccttcctGCTCTGCAGCTCTTCGGGGACGACGCAGCTGCGTACAAAGAGATCCATCAGACAGATATCCCAGTGGCTAGTAATTGTCTATGTACCTAATTAACTAGTAGAACCGAAGCTAAACATGGATTATTCCAACAAATTTGCAGCAGTGATGCTAATTAATCAAAGGATCGCCGTCAACTTTTTTTCGAAAAGGAGAATGATCTCCGGCCTTCATCAAGCGATGCACACAGCCATCAAAGTGATCCATCAAGGGAGATGGATATCTGTGCGTGATGAACCGAAACGGATCGAGAGAGGACGCATAATGCACACACCTGGCGGCGTAACCGCACATGAAGCCGCTGTTACCGCCGCCGGCGCCGCTGCTGGGGCCGTAGTATCCATGGATCCAGCTGCTGCTGTCCATTGCGAGCGCGCGGCCAAGTGATGCTCGATCGCTTCGATCTAGGCGCCTAGATTCGGTCGAGTCTCAGGCTCTCAGCTCATCAACCGAAATGGAACCGTGCGTAGGTATATATGTGCACGTGTAGATATATAGCTAAGTGGCAAGCCGTCCACGAGGAAGCTAATGTGTGGGGTTCGGCTGGAGGATGCGAGCGCGCATATATAGCAGGGGGGGCGGCCGGAGCAATGGCGCGATCATGACAGGCGGCTTGGGGGAGAAGTGGAGAGGGGGGCACGTGCGACGGTAACCGAAGCTAGCGCCAtagctatttatttattttgcgtTCAGAATCTATGGGTAGTTAATTATATGTCGACGAACCATACATCCACACGATGATGAGAGAGAGACCTTGTTGATGGGGAGGACTTTGGGAAGTCCACGGTCCATTCCGTTGGCCGGAAATATGGCACCTTTCGATCCATCGACGAACAAGGCGTGGGACTGGACCGGACCGGACGGGCTTAATAAAGATGATATATGTGCATGGAATTTGAACCTTTTGAACACCTTTTGGTTTTGGACCGGTATATACACAGCACATGGGGTAGCTTCTTAGTTGCTTCAGCATGGGTTTTTTTTGCAAGGATATTTCAACATGGTCGTATGCATGTGATAGCATCTACAGCCGAGCGccttaacccccccccccccccccccccccccccatacGTCTATAGGTGGATGCCTCGGTCACTAACCGGTTCCGACCAGACTGGCGCCTGAAACCGTCCACAAACGACCGGGCTGACCGGCACCCCTCATATCAAGCTCAAATATGAGATGAATATGGGGAGGCTCGTGCGCGTCCGCCACGTTCCAACGCTAGCTCACCCAACCCCACATATATTCGTCTGCATCCACTCCCTAGACCAAACCCTAGCCACTCAACTCCACTCCGCCACCCAACTTCCCATCCGGCCTTCCCCGGCACGGCGGGCAGCGGATCTGACTCCGACCAGTCTGGATCCGTCGACTAGGATGTCGTCCCGTGCAGGGTTGGAGGAGGTAATGGACTTCTGCATTGCACTCCACCGCTCTCGGGAGGACTACGCCCAACTCACAATGGGATCTGTCATGCGTGAGTCCATTGCGTCGGTGCATTGGGCGCTCGGATCCTCTGAGGCTGGACCATCGCGATCCTCCCGGGAGCCTTCCAATCTTCCTTGTCCATCCGGTCTGACGGAGTACGATGCTACCGAGATCGGTGTGCTCGTCATGGGAAGGAAAGGATGAAGGTGGCCAAGGCTCGCCTCGTTGTCTACACATAGCGGCGGCGGAGGCAGCTGGTGCAGCAGCACGCGCTACCACAGAGGAGGAAGCCATCCGCGCCCACATTGTAAAGAAGCAACAATGGAGGAGGACACGCGCCCTTGTCCGCGAGCAGAATCAGGTGGTCCGTGCCATGGACGGACTGCCCCCCAAAGAGAAGGAGGACAGTGACGGGTCGGACAGCTCCGGCGACGAGCATatccctttttttcttttttttctttttatttattttttgggccgtcctttttttggcctttccccttttttatttgggaagatgctctattaatgatcatcatcacacttctatttatttacaactcaatgattacaactcgatactagaacaaaatatgactctatatgaatgtctccggcggtgtaccgggaagggcaatgaatcaagagtgacatgtatgataaactatgcatggtggctttgccacaaatacgatgtcaactacatggtTATGCAAGTCAATAtaacaatgatgaagcgtgtcataaatgaaacggtggaaagttgcatggcaatatatctcgaaatggctatggaaatgccataataggtaggtatggtgactgttttgaggaagatataaggaggtttatgtgtgacagagcgtatcatatcacggggtttggatgcaccggcgaagtttgcaccaactctcaaggtgagaaagggcaatgcacggtaccgaagaggctagcaatgatggaaaggtgagagtgcgtataatccatggactcaacattagtcataaagaactcacatacttattgaaaaaatctacaggtcatcaaaaaccaagcattacgcgcatgctcctagggggatagattggtaggaaaagaccatcgctcgtccccaaccgccactcacaaggaagacaatcaaagaacatctcatgtttcaaatttgttacacatcggttaccatacatgcatgctacgggacttgcaatcttcaacaaaagtatttctcaaattcacaactactcaactagcacaactctaatatcaccatctttatatctcaaaacaattatcaagtatcaaacttctcatagtattcaatgcacctttttatgaaagtttttattataccaatcttggatgcctatcatattaggaccaattttatagccaaggaaaattaccatgttgttctaaaggactcttaaaataatataagtgaagcgtgagagatcaataatttctataaaataaaaccaccaccgttctctaaaagatataagtgaagcactagagcaaaattatctagctcaaaagatataagtgaagcacatagattattctaataaattccgattcatgtgtgtctctcccaaaacgtgtgtacatcaaggatgattatggtaaactaaaaagcaaagactcaaatcacacaggccgctccaagcaaaacacatatcatgtggtgaataaaaatatagcctcgagtaaagttaccgatggacgaagacaaaagaggggatgccttccggggcatccccaagcttaggcttttggctgtccttgaattttaccttggggtgccttgggcatccccaagcttaggctcttgccactccttattccataatccatcaaatcttatccaaaacttgaaaacttcacaatacaaaactcaacagaaaatctcatgagcttcgttagtataagaaaacaaaccaccacttaaggtactgtaatgaactcattatttagttatattggtgttaaacctactgtattccaacttctctatggttcataccctccgatactagccatagattcatcaaaataagcaaacaacacacgaaaaacagaatctgtcaaaaacagaacagtctgtagtaatctgtagcttacgaatacttctgtaatcccaaaaattctgaaataaattggtagACATGAGGAATTTtcctattaatcatctgcaaaaagaatcaacctaatctcactctccagtaaaaaatggcagcaaatctcgtgagcgctaaagtttctgttttttacagcaagatcgcaaaaacttcccccGAGTCCTCCCAAagattctacttggcacaaacactaattaaaagcataaaccCACATCTAAatagaagctagatgaattatttattactaaacagaacaaaaaagcaagaaacaaaaataaaattgggttgcctcccaacaagcgctatcgtttaacgcccttatctaggcataaaaacaagaatagatctaggtattatcatctttggtatgcaatccataagtggctctcataatagattcataaggtaatttaattttatttctaggaaagtgttatatgcctttccttaatggaaattagaatctaatattcccttctttcatatcaataattgcaccaatcattctaaggaaaggtcaaGCAAGAATAATgagacatgtaggattgcaattaatatcaagaacaaggaaatatacgggcacacaattcctatttgcaacaataataacatcattaatacTTCCTATAggttttttaatagtggaatctgcgaggtgcaaatttaaagaacaatcatcaaattcacggaaacctaacacatcacacaaagtttttggaatcatggaaatgctagcacccaaatcacataaagcataacattcacgatctttaattttaattttaatagtaggttcccactcatcatgaagttttctaggcaTAGAAatttctaattcaagcttttcttcataagattgcattaaagcatcaacgatatgtttggtaaaagctttattttgactataagcatgtggataatttagcacagattgcaacaaggaaatacaatctatcaaaaagcaattatcataattaaattccttgaaatccaaaatagtgggttcattgctatgtagagttttgacctctccaatcccacttttaccaatttttgcatcaagatctaaaaactctgaatcattgggacgccttttaactaaagttgactcatctccagtcccatcattatcaatattcatattgcaaaacaaagatttaataggagacacatcaatcacttttagatcttcatccttattatcatcaaaactagaagaacgcgcttttataaagcaatcctttttagcacgtatcctagcggttctttctttgcactcatcaatggaaattcttatggatttgagagactcattgatatcatgcttaggtggaatagatctaagtttgaaagaatcaacatcaagagaaattctatccacgttcctagccaactcatcaatcttagacaatttttcttcaatcaaagcattgaaactcttttgcgaactaataaattctttaatactagattcaaaatcagagggcatattattataatttccataagaattgttgtaggaattaccataattattagaggaattactaggaaacgtcctaggattaaagtttcctctatacgcgttgttaccaaaattgttcctaccaacaaaattcacatccatagatccattactattctcaatcaaagtagacaaaggcatatcattaggatcagaagaaacactcttattagcaaacaatttcataagttcatcaatctttccactcaaaacattaatttcttctatagcatgaacctttttatTACTAAATCTtttggtgtgccattgagaataattaaccataatattatctacgagtttggtagcttatcctaaagtgatttccataaaagtgcctcccgcggccgaatctaaaagatttctagaagcaaaattcaatccagcataaaaaattgtatgatcatccacaaattcaaaccatgtgtagggcaattacgtatcattaatttcaccCTCTCCCAAGactgtgcaacatgctcatgatctagttgcttaaagttcataatatcatttctaagagagatgatcttagcgggaggaaaatacttagagataaaagcatctttgcacatgttccaagaatcaatactattttaggcaaagacaaaaaccaagttttagcacaatctctaagcgaaaacgggaatagcttcaatttaacaatatcattaatcacatctttcttcttttgcatatcacacaaatcaacaaagtcgtttagatgggtagcggcatcttcactaggaaggccagaaaatggatctttcgtgacaagattcagcaaagcagtattaatctcacaagattcagcattggtgagaggagcaatcggagtgctaataaaatcattattgttggtattggaaaaatcacacaatttagtattatcttgagccattgtgacaagcaatccaacacacaagcacacaagaagcgagcgaaaaagaggcgaacggaaaaagagggctaataaaatggcaagggtgaagtgggggagaagaaaacgagagg from Triticum urartu cultivar G1812 chromosome 3, Tu2.1, whole genome shotgun sequence encodes:
- the LOC125547976 gene encoding putative transcription factor bHLH041 — protein: MDSSSWIHGYYGPSSGAGGGNSGFMCGYAASCVVPEELQSRKEEEERTQIQHHLNQISMQMNMEDEPAAYIVPAGDGVAVGMQQSVLDEFDFLSSHHAGGCSFPSSSSTSSSFRSASLSCSPEISSAHALATPAAGLQFPEVSSHVPPLVLPCDDDYHQYILNFQDTAAMEPGVVPASAFSRYARHLGARRRPKPACGQKMFKKSMSVLVKMQAAMRYSHQQHHFQQASPEAELSSVNQLQHMISERKRREKLNDSFQALKTVLPPGSKKDKTSILITAREYVNSLKSKVCDLEEKNKALQAQLAQCARDAGVEEDDAEKVEIQITRVAADREDGTTTSEVCTVKIAARPAHGNTMDVVLRTLQCLNDQMGEDDVSLVAMSTSDGDAGNGLTGAFLTMQLKSASGAKWEEEMVREAVAKAVAARTGADRRGDAAGRSRHAE